A window of the Juglans microcarpa x Juglans regia isolate MS1-56 chromosome 5D, Jm3101_v1.0, whole genome shotgun sequence genome harbors these coding sequences:
- the LOC121264704 gene encoding probable protein phosphatase 2C 68, with protein sequence MFSWLARMASACWKPVRRYARMNKDDINDVDSMLGDSLLWCRDLEKHSLGEFSFAVVQANEVIEDHSQVETGQNATFVGVYDGHGGPEASRFIRDHLFLHLLRLAQENGTISEDVLRSAFSATEDGFLGLVRRTWGIKPLIAAIGSCCLVGVIWRGTLYVANLGDSRAVIGSLGRSNKIIAEQLTRDHNASLEEVRQELRSRHPDDSHVVVMKHGVWRIKGIIQVSRSIGDAYLKRPEFSLDPSFPRFHLSEPIRRPVLTSEPSVCTRVLQPNDKFLIFASDGLWEHITNQEAADIVHNNPRSGIARRLLKAALNAAARKREMRYDDLKKVEKGVRRFFHDDITVVVIFIDHELLGKKISVPELSVKGFIDTVGPSNFNILQGLM encoded by the exons ATGTTCTCGTGGCTGGCAAGGATGGCGTCGGCGTGTTGGAAGCCAGTAAGGCGGTATGCCCGTATGAACAAGGATGATATTAATGACGTTGATTCTATGCTCGGTGACTCGCTCCTCTGGTGTCGGGACCTCGAGAAGCACTCCTTAGGCGAGTTCTCCTTCGCCGTGGTTCAGGCCAATGAGGTCATCGAGGATCATAGCCAGGTTGAGACCGGCCAAAACGCCACCTTTGTCGGCGTTTACGACGGCCATGGCGGCCCCGAAGCGTCTCGCTTTATCCGagaccatctttttcttcatctacTCA GACTTGCTCAAGAAAATGGAACCATATCTGAAGATGTCCTCCGGAGTGCTTTCTCTGCAACTGAGGATGGGTTCCTTGGTCTTGTTCGTAGGACATGGGGAATAAAACCACTAATTGCTGCAATTGGTTCTTGTTGCCTGGTTGGGGTGATCTGGAGAGGAACATTATATGTTGCCAATTTGGGTGATTCTCGAGCTGTTATTGGTTCTTTAGGTAGATCTAATAAGATTATTGCTGAGCAATTGACCAGGGATCACAATGCAAGTTTGGAGGAAGTTAGACAAGAACTCAGGTCCAGGCATCCAGATGATTCACATGTTGTAGTCATGAAGCATGGAGTCTGGCGTATCAAAGGCATCATTCAG GTATCTAGATCTATAGGTGATGCATACTTGAAGAGGCCAGAGTTTTCTCTCGATCCTTCTTTTCCGCGATTCCACCTTTCTGAACCTATCCGTCGACCTGTGCTGACATCAGAACCATCTGTATGTACAAGAGTTTTACAACCCAATGACAAATTTCTCATATTTGCATCCGATGGACTTTGGGAACACATAACAAATCAGGAAGCTGCCGATATTGTGCATAATAACCCTCGATCt GGAATCGCAAGGAGACTTCTCAAAGCAGCTTTAAACGCAGCAGCTAGGAAAAGggagatgagatatgatgatCTCAAAAAGGTTGAAAAGGGGGTCAGGCGGTTCTTTCACGATGATATTACAGTTGTCGTTATCTTCATAGACCATGAGTTGCTGGGTAAGAAAATATCTGTACCAGAGCTGTCAGTAAAAGGCTTCATTGACACGGTTGGTccatcaaatttcaatattcttcAAGGATTGATGTGA
- the LOC121263970 gene encoding DNA polymerase delta small subunit-like isoform X3, giving the protein MAEVLTRVRFRYLCRLLLDLRYYFIPSFPIGNPIYQFAQFAIGLEEGKECILAGTLNMHMKLKPCVLDEYSEEALLLLCMERKLTLATFWFKMSWRLAYHLR; this is encoded by the exons ATGGCCGAGGTGTTGACTCGAGTCAGATTCCGTTATCTCTGTAGACTGTTGCTTGATTTACGTTATTACTTCATCCCCTCGTTCCCCATTGGAAACCCCATTTACCAG TTTGCACAGTTTGCAATTGGATTAGAAGAAGGCAAGGAATGCATCCTAGCTGGAACCCTGAACATGCACATGAAACTCAAACCTTGTGTCCTGGATGAGTACTCCGAGGAG GCATTGTTGTTGCTTTGCATGGAAAGGAAACTGACGCTGGCGACATTTTGGTTCAAGATGTCCTGGAGGCTGGCCTACCACCTCAGATAG
- the LOC121263970 gene encoding DNA polymerase delta small subunit-like isoform X2 has product MAEVLTRVRFRYLCRLLLDLRYYFIPSFPIGNPIYQFAQFAIGLEEGKECILAGTLNMHMKLKPCVLDEYSEEGVGVRTWLSHLDTRSDLMPSGPWLVELFFQIII; this is encoded by the exons ATGGCCGAGGTGTTGACTCGAGTCAGATTCCGTTATCTCTGTAGACTGTTGCTTGATTTACGTTATTACTTCATCCCCTCGTTCCCCATTGGAAACCCCATTTACCAG TTTGCACAGTTTGCAATTGGATTAGAAGAAGGCAAGGAATGCATCCTAGCTGGAACCCTGAACATGCACATGAAACTCAAACCTTGTGTCCTGGATGAGTACTCCGAGGAG gGGGTGGGGGTTCGAACCTGGTTGTCCCATTTGGATACCAGATCAGATCTTATGCCATCTGGACCTTGGCTTGTTGAGCTGTTCTTTCAAATCATAATATAA
- the LOC121263970 gene encoding DNA polymerase delta small subunit-like isoform X1, whose amino-acid sequence MAEVLTRVRFRYLCRLLLDLRYYFIPSFPIGNPIYQFAQFAIGLEEGKECILAGTLNMHMKLKPCVLDEYSEERSATRLVKPHNFVHPDDKLVLEQNSGRVKLAGNVPLASGPNVTSLFHDKHIIPSEENSFSQSDRSKLVFF is encoded by the exons ATGGCCGAGGTGTTGACTCGAGTCAGATTCCGTTATCTCTGTAGACTGTTGCTTGATTTACGTTATTACTTCATCCCCTCGTTCCCCATTGGAAACCCCATTTACCAG TTTGCACAGTTTGCAATTGGATTAGAAGAAGGCAAGGAATGCATCCTAGCTGGAACCCTGAACATGCACATGAAACTCAAACCTTGTGTCCTGGATGAGTACTCCGAGGAG AGATCTGCGACTCGACTTGTCAAGCCTCATAATTTTGTGCACCCAGATGATAAGCTGGTTTTAGAACAAAATAGTGGAAGAGTTAAGCTTGCTGGGAATGTGCCCTTAGCATCTGGTCCAAATGTAACAAGTTTGTTTCATGATAAACATATCATACCGTCGgaagaaaattcattttcacaatctgaTCGTAgtaaactagtttttttttaa